Genomic segment of Candidatus Jordarchaeales archaeon:
TCACAAGCTTCACACAATCTCTCGACACTACTAGTGGATGCGAAACCCCATGCACCATCCACAATTACACGCACAGCAAACCCGCGGTCAACCCCTTGCTTCACAGCCCTAACCTGTTTGTCCTCTATGCTTATTGATGTTTCCGCAACTTCTTCCCCTCTAACTTCAACGTAACTAGCTCCTATGCTGAGCCCGTAGTTAACTGCCTTGGCCAGCTCGTCTTCCACGGGAAAACCCCCAATAAGGAATATTAACTTGGAAATAAAGCTATTTGTAAGCAATCTAAATCGCCTAAAAGTGGGCTTCAGGAGGCTAAAAGGGTTGCGCAGCATTACTGTGGCAGCAATTCAGCTAAAGAAAGCTGACAACAGGGAAGAAAACTTCAGAAATGTTTCTAGGCTAGTTGAAGACGCCATTAAAAGGAGCAATGTCGACTTAATCTGCCTCCCTGAAAAGTGGAATATCAAGGAAGGCAATCCTCTCGTAGACTCTGAAGAGCCAAGTGGGCCAAGTATTAAGTTCTTGGAGTCCTTGGCTGAGGAGTATGGTGTCTACGTGCTCGGCGGCTCCGTATGGGAAAACTGGAATGGAAAAATTTACAATGTTTCCCGCTTGCTAGACCGCTCCGGAAAATGTATTTGCCTTCATCGAAAAATCCACCTCTACGGCATGGAAAAACATTTTTTCACTCCCGGGAACACGCTTGAACCCTGCAAAACGGAACTCGGCAGGATAGGTTTAACAGTGTGCTTCGACCTAGCATTCCCAGAAGTTGCAAGGATCCTCGTCCTCAAGGGAGCTGACATAATACTTAACCCAGCATTAATCCCGTCCGATGGCATTGAGAACTGGCATATTTACGTGAAAGCCAGAGCTCTAGAAAACAGAGTCCCCATAGTAGGAGTGAACTCGGTGAGCTTTGAAAGGGGTCTCAGCTGGCCTGGGGAAAGCATAATTGTAAGTTTCCTCAAAGGATATGAATCACCTGCAAAGTTAAAAGTGGTTGTGGGGAAAAGAAACGAGGAGGATGTGCTAATCCAACAAGTTGACCTCGAATATCCGCGCCGCATACGAGCCATACGACTATCTGAAAGAGCCGAAATAGACAACCTCTTAGGTCTAACCCGAGAAAACATTTTTTAAGAGCGGAAGTAGATGGGCTGAAAAGGAGGCGGAAACATGGGCAAAAAAATGAAGAAGGAACAGGAAAAAGTTACCGAAAAAGAAGTGCGTAGCATTCTTGTCGATGAAAAAATGCTTGAAACAATGGAGAAGGAAATCCCGAGAATGCGCGTGATAACACCGAGTGAAGTGTCTGACAAGTATGGTATACGGGTCAGTGTAGCAAAAGCTATCTTGAAACGCCTGGAGGAGAAAGGGTTAATAAAACTGGTATCCTCAGACAAAAGGCTAAAAATATGGGTTGGGAGCAAGGCGGAAGCGGCTGCCGGCTAAACGCCAGCAGCGGACAGGGCTTCATCAAAAGCTCTAACCTGCTCTTTGTCGATATCGCACAAAACAATTTTCTTCAACTTGGTTCCCGAGTTGATGTGTCTCACGAGAACCTGAACCATTCTCCTTGCAGCCTCGTCCCGTGGAACACCTCCAACGCCAGTTCCGAGAGCTGGGACAGCCAGAGTCTTAACACCGAGCTCCTCCGCACATCGAAGCGCTGCTTCCATGGCCATCTCGACTTTTTCGGGAGTAGTGGCCATAGCGGGCTCCTCCATGGTAGGCGCGTGAATCACGTATTTTGCTTTGAGCTTTCCTGCAGTTGAAGCTATAGCCTGACCTACAGGTACAAAGGGTTCACCTCTTTTATCCCTCGGCGCCCTTTTTCGAGCGTCCTCCTCGATTTCAACGCCACCAGCTCTCTTGATAGCACCAGCAACCCCGCCACCCATCCACAAACGGCTGTTGGCAGCATTAACTATGGCGTCGACTTCAAGCTTAGTTATATCCCCAACATGCGTCTCAATCTTAACTCCCCTGTATTCCCGTTCCAACACACTCCCCCCTTACAATTTTTGTCCCTTACTCTTACTTTAGCATTTCCTTTTTCAACTCTCTTTTGACCACCTTACTTTGTAGCGCGGCTAGAATAAGAATGCTCACGACAATTAGGAACGCGCCCGCCGCGTTCGGCATCAAGAAAATAGAAGTCATGATAACTATCACTGGCTGCGCTAAGAGAACATGGTAGTTGTACTTCCATGGTGAAGTCATCCGCCACAGAAGAATTATGTTAAATGCCAGCAGCCATAGTGAGAACGCTAACTGCAAGGCGTAAATTGATGGCAGTGTTGAAATCGAAGAATAAATGAATGCTGTAAGCATCATGTTCAAGGGGTTAGAAGTGGCTCCAAGCAACGGCAACGTCGCGCTTCTCACATCGTTAACCGAGGAAAGCAATGCGTATACAATGTAGGAGAATAAGGCCGCATAAACTACTTCGACAGAGAGCAATAGTGTTATTATTCTCATGACGGACTTTTCTGCCAAACTTGAACTGCACCTCCCCAAAGGCGCTAATAGATGGCAGTGGTCTTTAACACTTTTACTTTTCGAACTCTTTGTCTTTTTATCTTTTGGGAAAGTTTAAAAATTCCGTCATCCCTTCTTATTCAAGAAAGTTCTAGGTTTCCAATATTAGCAGCAGAGAAGGGAGGGCGAATCCATATGGCTAAATCAAAGGAAAAAGGTTCTTCGACGGAAAATATGGTTTTTGTAGGTAAAAAACCGACAAAGTGAGGCGGAAGCCGCCCACGTCGAATGAGTTATGTTTTGGCGTGTGTAATGCAGTTTAGTCAAGGAGCCAATGAGGTGAGAGTCGTAGCGCGTGGAAGAGCGATTTCAAAGGCAGTCGACGTCGTGGAAATAGTGAGGCAGCGCTTCATGCCAGACTCCGTGAAACTAGGAGAAATTAAAATCGGAACAGAAACTATTGGCTCAGGCGAAGACCAACGCAACGTGTCCACAATA
This window contains:
- a CDS encoding carbon-nitrogen hydrolase family protein, producing MRSITVAAIQLKKADNREENFRNVSRLVEDAIKRSNVDLICLPEKWNIKEGNPLVDSEEPSGPSIKFLESLAEEYGVYVLGGSVWENWNGKIYNVSRLLDRSGKCICLHRKIHLYGMEKHFFTPGNTLEPCKTELGRIGLTVCFDLAFPEVARILVLKGADIILNPALIPSDGIENWHIYVKARALENRVPIVGVNSVSFERGLSWPGESIIVSFLKGYESPAKLKVVVGKRNEEDVLIQQVDLEYPRRIRAIRLSERAEIDNLLGLTRENIF
- a CDS encoding eS25 family ribosomal protein, with translation MGKKMKKEQEKVTEKEVRSILVDEKMLETMEKEIPRMRVITPSEVSDKYGIRVSVAKAILKRLEEKGLIKLVSSDKRLKIWVGSKAEAAAG
- a CDS encoding macro domain-containing protein; the encoded protein is MEREYRGVKIETHVGDITKLEVDAIVNAANSRLWMGGGVAGAIKRAGGVEIEEDARKRAPRDKRGEPFVPVGQAIASTAGKLKAKYVIHAPTMEEPAMATTPEKVEMAMEAALRCAEELGVKTLAVPALGTGVGGVPRDEAARRMVQVLVRHINSGTKLKKIVLCDIDKEQVRAFDEALSAAGV
- the albA gene encoding DNA-binding protein Alba → MSYVLACVMQFSQGANEVRVVARGRAISKAVDVVEIVRQRFMPDSVKLGEIKIGTETIGSGEDQRNVSTIEIQLVRV